ttttcaagtttgttaaaaatttgaatgagTAAGGTGATTAGAGGAACGGAATTATGTATACATAAACACACACACATTATACATATATTGAGATATGTTATTGCAGCTTGTGCAAAGTTGGGATGAGTTAGCGTAGTCACCTTTGCCAATGTAATCGTTGAAGAAGTATCTAtgacattttctttaaattttcaagattattttcgtttttcAAAACGGTGATTATaagtaataaattaaaaattttaattatcgATAGTAGTCAATACcagaaaaaattgaatccATGGGTAgtgatttaattaatatgcTTGCCAAAGGTAAAGATAACTTAATTGGAATCcataaaaatgttaaaagtAAGAATGTACACTGCCTTCTAAGTTTAAACCACCACTCTCGTCTATCATTTTACTATGAACCGCACATAGTTTAAGATAGCaacatttgaaattatGTTTCTACAAAGATTTGAATAAGTCATTGTATAGTGTACgtcaaaaaaatgttaaatgTTTAAAGTTTCCATTAagttttctaaaaatgGTTTGACTTGCTTGCAAAGGGAAAAGTGTCTTTCCAATATCTGACTGTCAATGAAAGAGGCTTCATGAAGTGCTCAGGGCAAGCCGGAAAATTTGACCTAAATGcagataattttttcattcatgctttacttatttaaaaaaattgttacaTATATACAAAAAGATCATGCGGTGTAAAAAGGAGATGTTAGTAGGAAGGTAAAGGTATCTTGGATAAAGAAGCGGATGACATCAAATTAACACTAGCCATCCGCCAACCACAATTTCAAGGAAATCTTAGAAAACTGTTCGTTGAAAAAGTTAACACGATTATATAGAACGGGAATGTCAGAAGAAACATCAATTCCCGGAATCATAGCTTCTACTCCACCTATTTCAAAAGATAGTAGACGTAACGTCAGTCACTGGCTACAAGCGTTAGCGGTATTCCTTCATAGTGTCAGTCTGACATTAACGGCATCTTGGTATACAGTTTTATGGGCTTTCCTCCCATTTTGGCCTGTAAGTGAGCATCTTTTCTGATGTTACAATATCAATGATTTCTGAAAGTGAAACttcatttgcaaaatgTATCGCGATTCGAATTGCTGAAAAAAGGCGTTAGGTATCTCATGTTTGTTCGATGATACTAAGTACTTTTCGGTTTTCGGACTACAAAAATAATCCGTCTCGCTTCCCTTTCTCAAATGTTGAAAACTGATCcatctatttttttttacagtCCATTTTACTAATCCTTCATTCCTTtagtttttaattgtttatttgatttgGTTAATATATGACGATGGGTTTGTAACAGGAAAAGATCGGCAAAAACGTTGGCTGCGCAATGCTCCCCCTTATCGTTGGTTTTGTCATTACTTCCCCATTCGTCTGCATAAAACTACTGAGCTTGActctgaaaaaaattacatatTTGGATATCATCCACACGGAATTATTTCGCTTGGTGCATTCGGTGGTTTTGCTTCGGAGGGTATGTTATGATGGAGAACCCGGAAATTAGAGGCTACTCTACATCAGTGTTTTCCCTTTTAATTCCACACATagttttcttatttaatttctaaCCTTATGCTATTAGGGGCCGattttagtaaattatttCCTGGCATCAACGTTTCTGTCCTGACCCTTAATTCTAACTTTTATGTGCCGGTTTACCGTGACTATCTCATGGCTTTAAACATCAACTCAGTATCCAAGAAATCCTGTGTTAGCATTCTTTCCCGTAAGCCAGGTGATAGTGTTTTGATTGTTATCGGGGGAGCTCAAGAGTCTCTTTTGTCCCGTCCAGGTCAAAACAATCTTGTACTTAAAAAGCGTTTCGGGTTCGTTAAGTTAGCTTTTTTAACAGGATCCAGTTTAGTCCCTTGCTTTGCTTTTGGAGAGTCTGGTAAGATTGAattttagtatttttagATAGCTTAAAAAGTCGTCGAATTACTTTGATGTTGTTTACTTTAGTATCTTGCTAACCAACACAAGACATTTTTGAACAGGTTGATAACAATCCGCGTACTCGTATCTACAAATTTCAAGaaattgtcaaaaaaattgcaggATTTACAGTCCCCTTTTTCTATGGTCGTGGACtattaaacaaaacttttggGTTGATGCCTTGGCGTAAACCTATTAACATCGTTGTTGGAGAGCCCATCGATGTTCCTAAAAAGTCTCACCCCACAAATCAAGAAATCTATGAGGTTCATGAAGAGTACATCCGAAGACTTGAAGGCTTATGGAACAAATACAAAGATGTGTTTTTACCAAATCGTATTAGCGAATTGAAGTTGTCAGCCTAAATTAATATGAAGAAGTCTTCACATAAAATAAGAGCAGTTTCTTATTGGCCTATGCAATATGTTGTGAGATTTTATATCATTAAcgatttcttcttttccttctttagAGCAGTTTATAAgctatatttattttgcaaaaatttacaatataATGTTTGAGGCACTTTAGACTTGTTTATTTCTGTTCCCTTCTTCAATTAAATGTAAAGGCGGTTGCTTTCATGCAATCGTCTTATCATGCTAAGTAAAAATCATGCAGCAAGCCATGAGACGATAATTTCGTTTGTGACTAAAAGACGACGCAGCAGTATGCAATAGTATATAAATTAGATGGCATACTTGGCGGGGAGTATTAAATCGAAGGCATGGGCTTTGCCGcctttattaaataattcaGTAAGTCTTAGCGATCGTTTACATTTGATGAGTTGACAGGGTTTGTAAATTCAAACAAAGAGTAAAAGTTACAGCCCTTTGAGGTATCTGATCAGGTTTAATATTGGTACACTGCATGCTATAAAGGATAAATGGAAATTATCTTTGTCTTACTGATTCATAGGTATTCACAATTACTTCAAGCGTTACTAATATTCATTCAGTAATTAGAAGAAACGATTTTTATTGGAGGCATTTTCACAAATGGTTCGAAGGTTCAGACCTGCAATAagtttaattaattcaagCAACCATGTACGCCCAATGTTTCCTATTGTCTAATTGGAAATTAAAGTGAGTGTTTTTTAACGGAATTTCAAGTCGTGCTTTACTAACAAAATTCCTTATATGAGGAACGAGGAATTTACTATAtaagcatttttaaattgttcGCAGATTCggttctaaaaaaaaaagaggcCATTTCTTCTTAGCTATTGCTTTTCTAGTATTAACCCAATTACTGTAGTTTCGAAAACGAGCAAAAAGGTCTATAAAACAAGTGTAGGGAGTCGATCTCAGACTGCAAATCGctaaatttcaaaatttgataagGGTAGAGTCTTGTGAGAAGGAAAATAGAATTGTCGAATATTTCAATAGCATCCTTAAAccaaagttaaaaaaaagtatatatATCAAACTAAAAGCGTACCTGCTAATTGCTTGAAGCATTCGATGTTCAACTCATAAGCTTTATGGACACACTCTACGATGGTTAAGCATGTGATCTTCATACGACGCTTTGCTTCCCGCAAAATCAATATAACTATTAAAAGATGTATAGAGTGATGGGTGTAGTACTCTAAACATACTGGAATAGATTATATGTGAACTAAGGAACATTCGAATAGATCATCTTCATAgcaaaatattcatttggcagttaattaaaatgtttatgaaattaCAAGATGATCAATAGTAATTATGCTCAAGAATAGGCTCAAAGATGAAGAGGTGCATAATATAGTGTAAAGCACTATGACTCTTGTGTTCGAATTTCATTAACAATACTACCCTATGTACGTTACGTTGTCACCGATAGATGTAATGTTTGCAAATCCGTTGTATTCAAGTCACCAAGGCAAACTATTTACTACATGTgtcaaaacaaacaatataaaaatattataaatagagctcctactgaactgaggaacgaaGTTCAGTCATATGCTATATTAGGGATAGGTATGttatactcagttgctactcATACTACCTGCGTATCgcaatataatagatcacaaggaaacCCAACACAGTTCTATGTAttgttaaaacaaataccaaactgcgtagctgaCATGTTATTGCGATAACATTTCGTCTATCTAAGTcacaatattttattatgctgttcattattttgtaaacattgaaatttgtttgaattgAACCAGTaaacagaagaaaaaatgatgattaAGCTTGATTCATTAAGAATCAGGATGAAAGAGAAATGAATGCAATAAACGACAATGAAATTGTGAATACAACAAGGAGGAACAGCGAGTTTTCCAATTTCATTAGTTGATGATAACAGTCAATTAGTGAACTGCTATTTTAAAacgaataaataaaaccattattttaatattcaattCCCAGTGTATGTTATCCAACATCGCAGAATCTTTCAAGCAATGCACTTGCTCATCCATTTCGTCAGGAAATGAAATCatgcaataaaaatacatcTGAAATACTCTAAACACATCATGATTTGTTTGGTAAATCACAATTATATAGATGCTTCTTTCCATTGCACATTCTTGTAGAGAAGTTTCGTGAGAAAAGCGCCTTTATAAATCAATAGTAAAGTTAGCAATATAATTAGGCTTCATTTTCAGGGTTCATCTCACGTAACGGAATAGCAGTGTATTCATTCACGTGTTGTCTGGCATCACGatctaaaaataattagtaAACACATTTAAAGTACACTTCTTTTTATCATCTTTACCGCAAGTTGTTGCAAGTCTGGTCAGTAAATGCGTAGAGCAAGATCCCGGTTCCACTATGTTGTCagtattaattttgtttagtAAACAACAAACCTGTTTCAGCAATGAATATGAGAATGCTTGATACAGCCATGAAAGTGAAAGCGGATGCCGAGCATTTCCATCCCCATTGTTGATCACCTAAATGTGAACtcaatttgtttacaccttttaataaaaccaagcaaaaaatagaacttttacaaaaagcaaaaaacaTGTTTCTCcacttctttaaaaagtgCTTGATTCCTTTTCCGCAAGCCTTGACACATTGTGCCAAGAAAATTACAGTTACTTTAACTGCCTTGGTCCAAATTTCATAGAAGTCTAATGAGTTAGTGACTGAAGGTAAGAATAACCCCATCGTCTCACTTACAAGTCAAGAATATTAAAGCCAAAGTGCAAACAAGACACcaaaatccaaataatGTCCATTCCGCTGCaccataatttttaaaaaaagcgtCCTTATACTTTAGATAACAAACTGCTGGAGCATTGAATAGAATGATTGAAGTGAATGATATTAGCAGTTTTATCAACAAAGGGGAAGAATTATCTGTCGACCTGGAAGGATTGTTTTCTCTATGTGTGTTAGGAGAATTGCTTAAACGTGCATGATctgtttaaattaatatgaTTGAAAGACTTTAGTTAAGAAAAAGCATGTATCAAAGTGTGTGCATTGCATGGCCAACTGTAAACAATGACCAAAGCATGCAATTTGACTACGATGGCAAGCTTCAACtttcaattgaataattcctttcttattatttacaattcttACCTGAATATGGAGGCAATGTACTTTCCTCCTCTGAATCATATTCTGGGAGGGGtcctttttccaaatcaatttcatgaTCTGTCTtcaattcatcttcttcatctatAGAACTTTTCAAGGAAGTGTAATTATTCTTCGTTTCATCAAgataattctttatttaacaaaacaCATGCGCGAATTAATTGCTATGATTGCGACAAACGAAACAGCAAAATCAAGAATATTCACTCTGGAGTTCAGTTCCCGCCGTTcaacataaataaatgagcAATAGTCGTTTCAAAGCAAActgttttttcaataatagcaagtgaaaagtaaaattccaaaactcattttcaaaatgtaaTTGCTTCTGacacatttattttgtcacTGCCCTTCTTATTCACCCCAACTTAGATTTCCTTATGCATCATTAAGAAACTCAACATAAAACCAGTATATACGTTTACTGCGTTATTACATACTCACTATTGCAATATGTCTTTAGGTTATTACGATAACAAATCATCGTTCTGAGTcacaatattttattatgctattcattatttcgtaaacattgaaatttgtttgtattAAAGTAAACCATTAaacaaatggaaaaaatgataattaaGCTTGATTCATTAAGAATCAAGATGAAGGAGAAATGAATGCAATaaacgaaaatgaaattgtgAATTTAACAAGGCGGAACAACGAGTTTTCCGATTTCATTAGTTGATTTTAAGTTGTCGTAAACAAGTTAAACCATTATTGTTTGTAGCGTAGagtatcattaaaaaagacaCATAATTAGACTCGCAtacataataaataaagactTCGGTCCTCAATGCACATTATCCAACATCGTAGAATGCATTGGTTGGCAATTTTTGGTAATTGAAAGAATGAGTTAAGCTTATATCTCACAAACTTATAAGGCAAGAGAATAATTAAAGTATGTTGGtgcttatttttaaaaaacgcCGCAGCTTCTCTGCGTTGGTGATTTTGGTAAAGAGGTTTTCCAACTGGAGCGACAACCACAttaataaagcaattaGACTTCGCTTTCAACATCCATTTCTCCCAAGGGAATGTCATTATTATCGTTGGCACCTCTAAACGCATTTCCTATCCGCCCAATTGCATTTCCTATCCCTCCAAATGCATTTCCTATCCCTCCAAATGCATTTCCTAAACCTCCTAGTCGggtaagtaaaaaatcattcataCAGTTGGTTGAATACACATACCTAGGAAAGAAGCTATACCATTCCCGATAAATTTGGGCATCCTTTTGAGAGCACCTGGACGTTCTGGTATGGTTAGAGTAAATTACAGGAATATATAACGAACCCATTtcgtaaaagaaaagaaaatttcctATAACAAAGAGTGAAGAGGCTTCAATTTCGTAGCCTGTCGCGTCGATAtgtttatcaaataaatacatcAAACCTTTCGTTACAATAACGACACAACTTTGTACACCCAGCACTTGAAACAAACCAAAAAGCATATGCTTGAGTGTCCAAATTGGAATACAAACTGTATGTTAGCGTTTAGCAAGATAATTTCACTTACCAAgcaataaaatgaaaaataaagcagCCGAAATACTGCATGTGGAACAGATGAGTGCCTTATTTAAGTTTAGTCTACCATCCTTGACGCAACCAAAGAgtataaaacaaatgacTACCCATGCGAGCCAGATTGTAACCaccaaatctttttttgagttaTACAAACCGACCGCAATTACCTTTACACATTTTGCCAAGAAAACTGCAGTCACCTTTACACATTGTGCCAAGAAAATTACAGTCACCTTTATACATTGTGCCACTGCCTGGGTCCAAGTTTCAAAGAAGCCTAATGAGTTAGTGAATGGACATATTAACAACTTCATGCATAGCTTACagaaaataacaataaacaCTATTGGACATGTTATACCAATTGTGACGGAGAAAGCTACCTTGCCGAATATCGACTTCTCCAACGGGTTTACACAAACCCATGCAGTAAAAAAGACAACAATAACTGCAAGAACTGATATTAGTAGTCTCAGAAGGGAATATATATTTGGATGTGAATCTTTGAATTCTTGTCTTCTTTCGACATTGGGATTTGCAATTTCTGTAGGTCCTGTACTTGAATCCTCAGATACagttttaatatatttccAAATTTCTGAAAgcattaataaaataaataacttttgaaatttggttttttttttttaaaatgatgTAGAAGGAAGAAAGTGTGTGCCCTGTTAGACGAATTTATGCTCGTAATATGTCAagttgtaaacaaacaaatacaacaaaaacattgtaaatcaaaacaaacagACACAGCAAATAATCCTTGACACACTCAATTCTTTATCTTATCCACCAACAACACAACACTTACCTGAATATGGAGGCAATGTGCTCCCATCTTCTGAATTGTATTCTGGGAGAGGacctttttccaaatcaatttcattatcgTTTTTTGTACTCAATTCATCCATAGACGACCTCAAGGGATAATCtttattcttcatttcttaGAAACAATCTATTATTGAATGATATACACACAAATAGTTCAATTGTTGTGATTGCGACAAACGAAACAGCGAAATCAAGAATATTCACTCTGTAGTCCAATTCCAACCACTttaaagactttttaacaaaataataaaattgttcaaacaaatttccaaCTAATTCCTTCAAACAAtggcataaaaaaagaagaacgaaAAAACTGAACGAGGCAGTGGATTGCTTCTGacacatttattttgtcactgccttttttattcacCCCAACTTAGCTTTCCTTAaatgtaagctacgcagtttggtatctgatttacggatacgtagaactgcggtgaggTTTTTAGTAATTTCAATATAGCGGTATGCGCCCTGTTAACTaacaatattatatttattgttataagAAGTCTAATAGTATCGAATACCAATATATCTAATAACTAAACTGAGGAATCGAGTCAGCAGTTGTTATCAACGGGTATTCATAATACGGTGGTTAGCGTGTGACATATAATGATACATAACGTAGTGAGTCATAAAACACGCTAaacagataccaaactgcgtagctgaCATGACACTGAATTTCTATCACTCTTTAACAACTACAGTGGAATATACAGTTAGAACGTACATTTTGCGTTGCTTTCACGAATCCccaaagttttaaaaaacaatggCTATAAAAGTAGAGTTACTGTAGGTGtcatattttattacaattGGTAACCTATTATTGTAGAGGTGGGCTTGACTTGCTCTTCAATAAGCAGAAAGCGTTGTCGTTGTCACTTTCAAACCTTGGCTCAACTAAGTTGGGATCATTGATTGATTATATGGCTCAAATAATAGAAAAGCCTTCtcaaaaagatttatttattttaaatggGACTGTGTAAGTGAACATGGAGTGGTATCATCTTTTTCAGGCTCAAACGATgttttaaatgattttgCAGAACTAACACTTCCCTGCAGACGTCCGGGGATCATCGTCTTAGTAAATGACCAGGATTGGGAACTTcttgaaaaggaagaatATAACCTCGAAGAAGGTGACGAAGTTGTATTCGTCTCAACGTTACACGgtaaaacaatatttagcattttttttataatatttaaaactaATTGTATCAACTAGGAGGTTAAATGGCAGGTATAATTATAAGACAAAACAAACATGCACAAATATCATTagtattgaatttttttttttagtcaTAAATCCGACATGTATGCTAAATTTTAGTGTCTTATGCTCTAGAGACCCAAAATCCAAA
Above is a genomic segment from Schizosaccharomyces pombe strain 972h- genome assembly, chromosome: III containing:
- the wtf4 gene encoding wtf meiotic drive antidote Wtf4, with product MKNKDYPLRSSMDELSTKNDNEIDLEKGPLPEYNSEDGSTLPPYSEIWKYIKTVSEDSSTGPTEIANPNVERRQEFKDSHPNIYSLLRLLISVLAVIVVFFTAWVCVNPLEKSIFGKVAFSVTIGITCPIVFIVIFCFFETWTQAVAQCIKVTVIFLAQCVKVTAVFLAKCVKVIAVGLYNSKKDLVVTIWLAWVVICFILFGCVKDGRLNLNKALICSTCSISAALFFILLLVCIPIWTLKHMLFGLFQVLGVQSCVVIVTKGLMYLFDKHIDATGYEIEASSLFVIGNFLFFYEMERPGALKRMPKFIGNGIASFLGGLGNAFGGIGNAFGGIGNAIGRIGNAFRGANDNNDIPLGEMDVESEV
- the urm1 gene encoding ubiquitin-like protein modifier Urm1 — protein: MAIKVELLGGLDLLFNKQKALSLSLSNLGSTKLGSLIDYMAQIIEKPSQKDLFILNGTVRPGIIVLVNDQDWELLEKEEYNLEEGDEVVFVSTLHGG
- the dga1 gene encoding diacylglycerol O-acyltransferase Dga1, translating into MSEETSIPGIIASTPPISKDSRRNVSHWLQALAVFLHSVSLTLTASWYTVLWAFLPFWPFLIVYLIWLIYDDGFVTGKDRQKRWLRNAPPYRWFCHYFPIRLHKTTELDSEKNYIFGYHPHGIISLGAFGGFASEGADFSKLFPGINVSVLTLNSNFYVPVYRDYLMALNINSVSKKSCVSILSRKPGDSVLIVIGGAQESLLSRPGQNNLVLKKRFGFVKLAFLTGSSLVPCFAFGESDIFEQVDNNPRTRIYKFQEIVKKIAGFTVPFFYGRGLLNKTFGLMPWRKPINIVVGEPIDVPKKSHPTNQEIYEVHEEYIRRLEGLWNKYKDVFLPNRISELKLSA
- the wtf4 gene encoding wtf meiotic drive poison Wtf4, with the protein product MLSEIWKYIKTVSEDSSTGPTEIANPNVERRQEFKDSHPNIYSLLRLLISVLAVIVVFFTAWVCVNPLEKSIFGKVAFSVTIGITCPIVFIVIFCFFETWTQAVAQCIKVTVIFLAQCVKVTAVFLAKCVKVIAVGLYNSKKDLVVTIWLAWVVICFILFGCVKDGRLNLNKALICSTCSISAALFFILLLVCIPIWTLKHMLFGLFQVLGVQSCVVIVTKGLMYLFDKHIDATGYEIEASSLFVIGNFLFFYEMERPGALKRMPKFIGNGIASFLGGLGNAFGGIGNAFGGIGNAIGRIGNAFRGANDNNDIPLGEMDVESEV